One genomic window of Maribacter aquivivus includes the following:
- a CDS encoding non-ribosomal peptide synthetase has translation MEVLTHFNPFEGPEIKHILHTTDAQEEIWYSCYFGGDDANKAYNLSLIIEFEGNLDITALQWSVDMLISRHEALRSVFSPDGKFINVFAAIIANIDLQDYAGLSSQEKDAAIKSYTKNDTGKVFDLTKEPLIRFAVLRTEADKFQFIMTTHHIVCDGWSLGIIMQELGALYSAKVKNVSHNLPDSVPYTEYVAHQNEIKISPEFNQTEQYWLNVFQNDIPKTNLPTDFKQITKRTYNGARINQLLDKNVVKGIKQTGIKGNSSLVLTLMAAFEILLYKITKQEGIVLGLPVAGQSSMGAKHLVGHCVKLLPMKSNLDIDDSFIDYLKKRKSANFDAFENQELSFGSLLKKLNIPRTPGRVPLVPVVFNVDMDLDDGVTFEGLSYKYHSNEREYETFELFLNATGSKDNIVLEWSYNTNLFKESTIHAMGESFNAILNKLIEQPNAKLSEILNRSNEDSIVTGLSLDYPNTTLHELLYKQATSTPTAIALEFKNEKVTYAELQRKINSTAVYLWEKGIRPGDTVAISLERSPELIATLFAILQCGARYVPIDTGYPDNRTLLMISDAESAFFICDTSKQALEHGAKTIFIEELRIKANETSETIIDVKVPSDAGAYIIYTSGSTGKPKGVQVTHNNVVNLLFSMGNEPGITPNDKIFATTTISFDAMVMEIFLPLIHGASVVLVDEETRKDGHLLLQKAIEDNITVIWGTPTIWQILLDSGWKKPLHIKALIGGEPVSKALSLKLLEKVDEVWNIYGPTETTVCCILTKITDQDDPITIGKPIANTDIYILDANGKPVRTGEVGEIVIGGDGVTNGYLGQEELTNERFVNNTFQAETSTKMYLSGDLGKLLPNGQIECLGRKDGQVKVRGHRIELGEIEHSLNKLKGIQSAATDVRNNALKAYVVYEGTNDEWDTDVALWKKQLASELPVFMLPHEYIKLDELPITLNGKLDRKNLPDGTHIITNKVESTQPFTKAEKLVSEVWKECLFLDTINLNDDFFELGGHSLIAAKVMTRLEEKSGQRLPLSSLFEYSTVKSLASLLKIEENTVTWDSMVPIQKNGSKTPLFIVHGAGLNILSFKTLKHNMDPEQPIYAFQAKGLDGKEDLLTSVEEIAAHYNESLLATQPKGPYKLAGYSSGGIIAYEMAKQLMAKGEEISALVLLDTYAYAHYGKSTSLGKKIAYGNYLANKTLHVLKQLSSREGFKYRIGVTKANLKKLYLRLKKDKTTVSKTDYDWEYEGRIIEHNKVVDRYHLKSLPIKVDLFRIEDVIDYTHDSVNLGWKSFAENGIELHYVPGDHLSMFSPPNDKVLSASLQRVLDNN, from the coding sequence TTGGAAGTACTGACACATTTTAATCCTTTTGAAGGCCCAGAGATAAAACATATTCTGCACACTACAGATGCGCAAGAAGAGATTTGGTATTCTTGTTATTTTGGTGGTGACGATGCGAATAAAGCATATAACCTTTCATTGATCATTGAATTTGAAGGTAATTTAGATATTACCGCATTACAATGGTCTGTTGACATGCTTATTAGTAGGCATGAAGCTTTACGTTCTGTATTTAGTCCTGATGGAAAATTTATTAATGTATTTGCGGCTATCATCGCAAACATAGATTTACAAGACTATGCTGGTCTATCTTCTCAGGAAAAAGATGCTGCAATAAAAAGCTATACCAAGAACGATACTGGTAAGGTCTTTGATCTTACCAAAGAACCATTAATACGATTTGCGGTTCTTAGAACTGAAGCTGACAAATTTCAGTTTATAATGACCACGCATCATATTGTTTGTGATGGTTGGTCCTTAGGTATTATCATGCAAGAATTAGGAGCCTTGTATTCTGCAAAGGTCAAAAATGTTTCTCATAATCTTCCTGATTCGGTGCCGTATACTGAGTATGTGGCGCATCAAAATGAAATAAAAATAAGTCCGGAATTCAATCAAACGGAACAGTACTGGTTGAATGTCTTTCAAAACGATATACCGAAAACTAATCTTCCTACAGATTTTAAACAGATAACCAAGAGAACCTATAACGGTGCACGAATTAATCAGTTATTAGATAAAAACGTAGTAAAAGGTATTAAACAAACTGGTATTAAGGGTAACTCTAGTTTGGTACTTACCTTAATGGCGGCTTTTGAAATATTACTGTATAAAATTACCAAACAAGAAGGTATTGTGCTGGGGTTGCCTGTTGCAGGGCAATCATCTATGGGCGCAAAGCATCTTGTAGGGCATTGTGTGAAGTTGTTACCGATGAAGAGTAATCTAGACATTGACGACAGTTTTATAGACTATTTAAAGAAAAGAAAATCTGCCAATTTTGATGCTTTCGAGAATCAAGAATTGTCATTTGGTAGCTTATTAAAGAAGCTTAACATTCCTAGAACTCCAGGTAGAGTCCCATTAGTACCTGTAGTTTTTAATGTTGATATGGATTTGGACGATGGCGTTACTTTTGAAGGGCTTTCGTATAAATATCATAGTAATGAACGAGAATATGAAACCTTCGAATTATTCTTGAATGCCACAGGGTCGAAAGACAATATAGTTTTAGAATGGTCATATAATACCAACTTATTTAAAGAAAGTACTATACATGCTATGGGCGAATCTTTCAATGCTATTTTAAATAAATTGATTGAACAGCCTAATGCTAAATTATCTGAAATACTAAACAGATCTAATGAAGATAGTATTGTAACGGGATTGTCATTAGACTATCCTAATACTACGCTTCATGAATTGTTATATAAGCAGGCTACAAGTACGCCAACAGCAATTGCATTAGAATTTAAAAACGAAAAGGTTACCTATGCAGAGTTGCAGCGAAAAATTAATAGTACTGCTGTGTACTTGTGGGAAAAAGGTATAAGACCAGGAGATACAGTTGCTATTTCATTGGAGAGATCACCTGAGTTAATTGCGACGCTATTTGCAATTCTTCAGTGTGGTGCTAGATATGTGCCTATAGATACCGGATACCCTGATAATCGTACCTTATTGATGATTTCAGATGCTGAATCGGCGTTCTTTATTTGCGATACATCTAAACAAGCGCTAGAACATGGTGCTAAAACGATTTTCATTGAAGAATTAAGAATCAAAGCAAATGAAACTAGTGAAACCATTATTGATGTAAAAGTACCTTCTGATGCAGGAGCGTACATTATATATACTTCTGGATCTACAGGAAAGCCAAAAGGCGTGCAGGTAACACATAATAATGTTGTGAACCTGTTGTTTTCTATGGGTAATGAGCCAGGTATTACACCAAATGATAAAATATTTGCTACCACAACAATCTCTTTTGATGCCATGGTTATGGAGATTTTCTTGCCATTGATTCATGGTGCCAGTGTGGTATTGGTCGATGAAGAAACACGAAAAGATGGTCACCTTTTATTACAAAAAGCAATAGAAGATAACATAACCGTTATATGGGGTACGCCAACGATATGGCAAATTTTACTGGATTCTGGTTGGAAAAAACCATTGCACATTAAGGCTCTTATTGGTGGCGAACCGGTTTCTAAAGCACTTTCATTAAAGTTGCTAGAAAAGGTTGATGAAGTATGGAATATTTATGGTCCTACGGAAACCACCGTTTGCTGTATACTTACAAAAATTACAGATCAAGATGATCCTATTACCATAGGCAAGCCTATTGCAAATACAGATATTTATATTCTAGATGCTAACGGTAAACCAGTGAGAACTGGGGAAGTTGGAGAAATAGTTATTGGTGGCGACGGAGTAACCAATGGATATTTAGGACAGGAAGAACTTACCAACGAGCGTTTCGTTAACAATACGTTTCAAGCTGAAACGAGCACTAAAATGTACTTGTCTGGCGATTTGGGTAAACTTTTGCCTAATGGTCAAATTGAATGTTTGGGTCGTAAAGATGGGCAGGTTAAAGTTCGCGGACATAGAATTGAACTTGGCGAAATTGAACATTCTTTAAATAAATTGAAAGGAATTCAGTCTGCAGCCACTGATGTTAGAAATAATGCTTTAAAAGCATATGTTGTTTATGAAGGTACAAACGATGAATGGGATACTGATGTTGCACTTTGGAAGAAGCAACTAGCATCTGAGTTACCCGTTTTTATGTTGCCCCATGAATATATTAAATTAGATGAATTACCAATTACCTTAAATGGTAAATTAGATAGAAAAAATCTGCCAGATGGTACGCATATAATTACTAATAAAGTAGAAAGCACGCAACCTTTTACCAAGGCGGAAAAATTAGTTTCTGAAGTTTGGAAAGAGTGTTTGTTTTTAGATACTATTAATTTAAACGATGATTTCTTTGAATTAGGTGGACATTCTTTAATTGCTGCCAAAGTAATGACTAGGCTAGAAGAAAAATCTGGTCAACGTTTGCCGTTATCTTCTTTGTTTGAATATTCAACGGTTAAAAGTCTGGCGAGTTTATTAAAAATTGAGGAGAATACCGTAACCTGGGATTCAATGGTGCCAATTCAAAAAAACGGATCTAAAACGCCACTATTTATAGTTCATGGTGCAGGGTTAAATATACTTTCTTTTAAAACTTTAAAGCATAATATGGATCCTGAGCAGCCTATTTATGCTTTTCAGGCTAAAGGTTTAGACGGTAAAGAAGATTTATTGACTTCTGTAGAAGAAATAGCAGCACATTATAATGAGTCTCTTTTGGCAACACAACCAAAAGGACCTTATAAGTTAGCGGGTTATTCTTCTGGGGGTATTATCGCCTATGAAATGGCAAAACAATTAATGGCAAAAGGGGAAGAGATTTCTGCTTTGGTATTGTTAGATACCTACGCCTATGCCCATTACGGTAAGAGTACTAGTTTAGGTAAAAAGATAGCTTATGGTAATTATTTAGCTAATAAGACCTTGCATGTTTTAAAGCAATTATCAAGTAGAGAAGGGTTTAAATATAGGATTGGAGTCACAAAAGCTAACTTGAAGAAATTGTATTTAAGATTAAAGAAAGATAAAACTACAGTATCTAAGACGGATTATGATTGGGAGTATGAAGGTCGAATTATTGAGCATAATAAGGTTGTAGATAGGTATCATTTAAAATCCTTGCCAATAAAGGTCGATTTATTTAGAATCGAAGATGTTATTGATTATACGCATGATAGTGTAAATCTTGGCTGGAAATCTTTTGCAGAAAACGGAATTGAGCTACATTATGTACCAGGAGATCACCTAAGTATGTTTAGCCCTCCTAATGATAAAGTTTTATCAGCATCGCTGCAAAGAGTGCTTGATAACAACTAA
- a CDS encoding class I SAM-dependent methyltransferase — protein MKSKIIIFIGDLLVFLMPKKAEEFAKTGMTITDGNKITLTERFIRKSLLRKVEENSDHETLSKFHKAYWEHQGDNFFAATKDSFENNFLPECSFIFELLKEKLSTENEGFNTIVEIGTGNGKVLNYLSEQLPQIKRFVGIDLNQNQIKQNKETYKKNTQLEFVASDAFDWVNTYANKNMIFVTSRGVLEYFTESRLQDFLQQVNRLGNTIFIAIEPNGVDHDLKINKHSEPYGYERSFSHNYELLFKNAGFNLWHHSRKDSSTEHYLSYMGADNYSEKEILAAITI, from the coding sequence ATGAAAAGTAAAATTATAATTTTTATTGGTGATTTACTTGTCTTTCTAATGCCTAAAAAGGCTGAAGAATTTGCTAAAACCGGCATGACTATCACTGACGGAAACAAAATTACTTTAACTGAACGTTTTATCCGCAAATCTCTTTTAAGAAAAGTAGAAGAAAATTCAGATCACGAAACCCTGTCTAAATTTCATAAAGCATATTGGGAACATCAGGGTGACAACTTTTTTGCTGCAACAAAAGACTCTTTTGAAAACAATTTCTTACCGGAATGCTCTTTTATTTTTGAATTGCTGAAGGAGAAATTATCAACTGAAAATGAGGGTTTCAATACTATAGTTGAGATAGGGACAGGTAATGGAAAGGTCTTGAATTACCTAAGCGAACAGCTCCCTCAAATTAAAAGATTTGTAGGTATTGATTTAAATCAAAATCAGATTAAACAGAACAAGGAAACTTACAAAAAGAACACGCAACTTGAATTCGTAGCTAGTGATGCTTTTGATTGGGTTAATACCTATGCTAACAAAAATATGATCTTTGTAACTTCTAGAGGAGTTCTAGAGTACTTTACTGAAAGTAGACTACAAGATTTTCTACAACAGGTAAATCGCTTAGGAAATACCATTTTCATTGCTATTGAACCCAACGGCGTTGATCATGATTTAAAAATTAATAAGCATTCTGAACCTTATGGTTATGAGCGTTCATTTTCTCACAATTACGAACTACTGTTCAAAAATGCAGGCTTTAATTTATGGCATCACTCCAGAAAAGATAGCAGTACAGAGCACTATCTAAGCTATATGGGTGCTGACAATTATAGCGAAAAAGAAATTTTAGCGGCTATTACTATTTAA